The region GAGGACCCAGGGGACCTCGGTGAGGTGATCGGCACAGGCGAGCTCCAGGCCGAGCACTTCGGTGCGGTGATCCGGCACGTCCACGAAGACCGGGGGCTCACAGCCCGCCCAGACGGTCGTCGGCAGCCGGTTGGCCACATGGACGATGATCAACCCGGAGCCGAGGCGCCGCGCCATACCGATTGCATACGCCAACGCCCGCTCGCTCGACATGGAACCGTCGAAGCCGACCACGACGCCGTGCCGGAACGCGGGGTCGCAGGAATGGCGCGTCTTTTCCGCCGCTTCGAGGTCCGCCATCGGATCGGCGACCTGCTTGCGGTCCGCGGGTTCGGGAATTTCGTGACCGGCCATTGGTGTCTCGGCGAGGACGTCCTCTTGCGGAGGGGCGAACGGGGAACGGCGATTGACTTGATCCGGCAGTTGACTGAGCTGGCTCGATCGAGGTGCGGGAGCCATAGTTCAAAGAGGAACGATACGACTGGGAATCATCTTCCCAACCCGATACCCCAAGAGTACGGCGCCACTCCCCCGCTGCCCAGAGCCCGCCACGGACGCGGAGCGCCCGCGCGAGGTGGGTGGGGCCTCGAACGTTCCCCGGAGCATGCCGGAGCGTGGCCCGGATGGCAATGCCCCGGCCTGCCCCCGTACGTACCCCTCACGGTGACCCATGATCGTCCGGCGGCGTTGTAGTTGCAGCCCGTCCGAGGGGAGCGCGCGATGCCGATGCCGTCCGACAGATCACCCGACCCAGTGAGCGATGTCATGCGCTGGGGCGCCTTCAGTTGCGCCCTGGTGCCCTTCGTACTGATCATCAGCGGTGTCTCCTGGGCCGGCGCGGTCGGCACCGCCGCCGGTCTGGCCGCGGTGACCTGCGTCTGCCGCGCGCTGCTGCGGCAATCCGAACGGACCGCGGCGCGGATCCGCGTGCGCGAGACCGGAAGGCACCGGGACAGAAACGCTTATTTGGGGTCACCGGCGCACGGGAGCGGTCGGCACCCCGAAGGGCGTACGCCGGTCGATTGAGGCGCTTGCAAGTCTGCGCGCGACCGTTTTCAGCCAACTTCCGGCCGAGGTCCACACCTTGCCCCGAACACCCCTCAACCCTGGTGTGAGCAGGGAGGAAAGGACCGCTGGGCATGGTTGTGCCCTACTGCGAACGGGCAGAGCCGAGACGCGTACTTCCCATGTAGGCCCGACGAGTGGAACGCTTCGTGATCGAATGCTTCGCGCCAAGTTGCCATATCGACATACCAGCGGGTGGTGAACTTGGCACTCCATCCTCACGGAACACAGTAGATTCGATCTTGGTAGTAACGGCGGGGGAACTGTGCAGGACCGAGAGGGCGAGACGACCGAGGGGGGCTTAAGTGCCATGAGCCAGGACTCCGCTGCCGTACCAGATGCCGCACGCAAGCTCGCCGCCCGACGACGCCGCGAAATAGTCGCGGTGCTCCTCTTCAGCGGCGGCCCCATTTTCGAGAGCTCCATTCCGCTCTCGGTCTTCGGCATCGACCGCCAAGACGCAGGCGTTCCGCGGTACCGGCTACTTGTGTGCGCGGGCGAAGATGCGCCTTTGCGCACGACCGGGGGGCTCGAACTGTCGGCCCCCTACGGGCTGGAGGCGATCTCCCGAGCCGGGACGGTCGTCGTACCGGCCTGGCGTTCCATCACCCAGGCCCCGCCGCCCGCCGCGCTCGACGCGCTGCGCCGCGCGCATGAAGAAGGGGCCAGAATCGTCGGGTTGTGCACGGGGGCGTTCGTCCTCGCCGCGGCCGGACTGCTCGATGGCCGTCCGGCCACGACCCATTGGATGTACGCGCCGACGCTCGCCAAGCGTTATCCGTCCGTCCATGTGGATCCCCGCGAGCTCTTCGTCGACGACGGCGATGTGCTCACGTCCGCGGGAACGGCGGCCGGCATCGACCTGTGTCTGCACATCGTGCGCACCGACCACGGCGCGGACGCCGCGAACGCGCTGGCCCGCCGGCTCGTCGTGCCGCCCCGCCGCACCGCCTCCGACATGGGGCACCAGCGCTACCTCGACAGGTCATTACCTGAAGAGATCGGCGCCGACCCGCTGGCCGAGGTCGTCGCCTGGGCGCTGGAGCACCTCCACGAGCAGTTCGACGTGGAGACGCTCGCCGCGCGCGCCTACATGAGCCGCCGCACCTTCGACCGGCGCTTCCGTTCCCTGACGGGGAGCGCTCCGCTGCAGTGGCTGATCACCCAGCGGGTGCTGCAGGCCCAGCGGCTGCTGGAGACCTCCGACTATTCGGTGGACGAGGTCGCGGGGCGCTGCGGATTCCGTTCGCCGGTCGCCCTGCGCGGCCACTTCCGCAGGCAGCTGGGCGCCTCGCCCGCCGCCTACCGGGCGGCCTACCGCGCACGGCGGCCGCAGGGCGGGACGGCCGAACCGGTGCTCAGACCGGAGCGGGCCGAGCGTGCCGACCGGCCGGAGCGCGAGCGCGCGGCCCTGGGCGCGGGTGCGGAGCGGTTCTCCGCCGCCGCACTGACCGGCCACGGGCTGGCCTCCGCGGAAGCGGGCGAAGCGGGCAAACCGCAGTCGGACGTCTATGCCGGCCGGCTGCCGGAATCCCCGGTGGGGAGGGGAACGGTCCGCCCCGTGCTGCCCGGACAGCGCGAGCGCCCCGTAGGGTGAGATGTATGAACGATCGCATGGTGTGGATCGACTGCGAGATGACCGGACTCTCGCTGGCGAATGACGCGCTCATCGAGGTGGCCGCACTGGTCACCGACTCGGAGCTGAATGTGCTGGGCGACGGGGTGGATGTGGTGATCCGCCCCCCGGCCGGGGCACTCGGCACCATGCCCGAGGTGGTGCGCCAGATGCACACCGCCTCCGGGCTGCTGGAGGAGCTGGACGGCGGGACGACGCTGGAGGCGGCCGAGGCGCAGGTGCTTGCGTATATCAAGCAGCATGTGCCGGAGCCGCGGAAGGCGCCGCTGTGCGGCAACTCCGTCGGCACCGACCGTGGCTTCCTGCTGCGGGACATGCCGACGCTGGAGGAGTACCTCCACTACCGGATCGTCGATGTCTCGTCCGTGAAGGAGCTGGCCCGGCGGTGGTATCCGCGGGCCTACTTCAACAGCCCGGACAAGAACGGCAACCACCGGGCGCTGGCGGACATCCGCGAATCCATCGCGGAACTGCGCTACTACCGGGAGGCGGTCTTCGTGCCGCAGCCCGGCCCCGACTCGGACACCGCGAAGGCCATCGCCGCCAAGCACGTCCTTCCCGCTGAGCCGCAGTCCACGCCGTAGCGGGGTACAGGGCGCGTGTCGTGCACGCCCCGGCGGGTCCGCCGTGACGCGCACGACACGCCCTCGCTCCCGGGACACGAAACCTGGGCGCGAGCACCCCTCCGGACCCTGTACACTTTTTCTCAGCCGGTGGGGAAAAAGAACCACACAGCACCGGTCATGGTGGGTATAGCTCAGCTGGTAGAGCACCTGGTTGTGGTCCAGGATGTCGCGGGTTCAAGTCCCGTTACTCACCCCACATCAAGGCCCCCGACCTCTGGTCGGGGGCCTTGGCGTTATGTGGGCGCGGGTTCGGGGAGCCGGCGCGTCCGCCGGACCAGGCGCCGGGTGCCGCGGCTCAGTAGCCGACGGTGAAGCGCTCGCCGACGTGGCGGGGCCCCTCTATCTCGTCGACGACGGCGACGGCGTAGTCCTCGGTGGTGATCCGGCTGGTGCCCTCGGCGTCGGTGAGCAGATCGTCGAGGGCGGTCCGGTAGCTGCCGGTGCGTTCGCCGGGCTCGATCGTGGCGGCCGGGCTGATGCTGGTCCAGCGCACGTCGGGGACGGAGCGGTAGAAGTCCAGCGCATCGCCGTGCGCGTGCATGATCTGCAGCAGGAACTCCGGGAGGCCCTCCGCGTCCCAGACCTGCGCACCGTCCGGGGTGCGCAGCGAGCCGGCGCCGCCGACGGAGATCAGCCGGGGTGCCGGGTCGCCGAGGGTGCGCAGGCCGGCGACGAGGGACTCGGCGGCCGGGCGGATCGTGGCGACATGGCCCGGTCCGTCGCCGCCTCCGATCGCGCTGACCAGGACGTCGTGCCCCGTGGCCGCGGCGGCGACCGAGGCCGGGTCGAGGACGTCGCCGGTGGTCACGGTCAGGTCGGGGTGGGTCGTGGTGATCTTCGCGGGGTCGCGGACGACCGCGGTGACCCGGTGACCGCGCCGGAGGGCCTCGTGGAGGATGCGGCTGCCGATGGTGCCGTTGGCCCCGAAGAGAGCGATCGTGGACATGGTGGTCTCCCAGCTGTGCTGTGTGTCCCGGCAAGGACTTCCGTTTTCCGTCAGCAGTCGCGCCGACGGCTTCTACGCTAGGGGTGCCATCGGGGCATTCAGGGGTAGCGAGGGGACCAGCGATGGTCAGAATGCGACAGGAGGGCGCGGAGCCCGTGCCGGAGATCCCGGAGGTGGCGTTCTCCGCGCCGGCCGGGCGGCCGACGGGGGTGGAGGTGCTGACGCTCGCGGAGCTGCGGGCACGCGCGGACGCCTGCCAGCTCTCCGCCCCGCACCGCCCCGGCTTCCACCATCTGCTCCTCCTGGACGGCGGCCGGCTGGTGCACAGCGTCGACTTCCAAGATCACGTGCTGGCGCCGGGCGATCTGCTGTGGTCGCGGCCCGGGCAGGTGCAGCACTTCGGTGATCTGACGGGCGCGGAGGGGCGGCTGGTGCTCTTCGAGGCCGGCTTCCTGGACCCGGCGACCGCGGCCGCGGCCCGGGTGGAGGACTGGTACGGGCCGCCCGTACGGCATCCACAGGGCGCCGCGGCCCGGGGCGTGGACGCGGCGATGCGGCAGCTGCACGAGGAGTTCGGGGCGCTGGGCGGGCTGCCGCTGGAGATCCATCTGGAGGTGCTGCGGCATCTGCTGGCCGTCCTGGTGCTGCGGGCCGCGCATCCGGGCGGGGAGCGGGACGGGGACGGGTCCTGTACGGCGAGCCCGGCGTATCTGCGCTTCCGGGACGCGGTGGAGCGGGACTTCACCCGCAGCCGCCGGGTCGCCGACTACGCCCGTGCGCTGGGCTACGCGCCGCGCACCCTCTCCCGGGCCACCGAGTCCTTCGCCGGGGTGGGGGCCAAGGAGTTCATCGACCGGCGGGTGGTGCTGGAGGCCAAGCGGCTGCTGGCACACGGCGACCGGTCCGCGGCCCGGATCGCGGACCGGCTGGGCTTCGCCGACGCCACCAACTTCAGCAAGTTCTTCCAGCGGCAGACGGGCACCACCCCGATCGCCTTCCGCACGGCGGTCCGCAGCGGTGCGGGCTGAGGGCGCGCCCCTCGTACGGGAGTTGTGGCGCGCGGACGGCGGGGCGCAGCGGTGGGGGGAATTCCCGCTGCGCCCCGCCGCGGGGGCGAACGGCCCGGTGGGGGTCCGGACCGCCGGTGGGGGTCAGCCGGTGTACGCGCCGAAGGCCTTGGTGAAGTCCAGCGGGCCCTGCTCGACGGAGCTGCAGGTCGGCTGCGCGGAGTTGCCGGCGCCGCCCGGGCAGGCCTTGTCGCGGGTCCCGGACCACATCGACAGCCAGGCCAGGTGCTTGCTCTTGGCGAACGTGACCAGCTGGGCCGCGTCGTCGGTCTTGAAGACCTCGGTCTGGACGTCGTTGACACCGATCATCGGGGTCACGGCCACGGTCTTCCAGGCCTTCGCGTCGCTCAGGCCGAGCGCCTTCCTGAGCTGGGCCTGGGTGGCGGTGGCGGCCTGGATCGCGTAGGTGCCCATGTCGCCGCTGTAGGAGGCGCCGTAGTCCATCGCCATGATGTTGACGGCGGAGATCTTGACGCCGTTCTTCTTGGCGTCGGCGACCAGGTTCACCCCGTCCTGGGTCAGGCCCTCGGGCATGACCGGCAGGGTGAAGGAGACGTCCAGGCCGGGGTGCTTCTTCTGGAGCTGGGTGATGGCCTGGGCGCGGCGGGTGTTGGCGGCGGTGTCGGGCAGGGCGCCGCCCTCGATGTCGAAGTCGACCTTGGTGAGCTTGAACTGGTCGACGACCTTGCCGTAGGCGGCGGCCAGTTCGCCGGCGGAGCCGCAGACCAGGCCGAGTTCGGAGCCGGTCGCGCCGCCGAAGGAGACCCGGACGTCGCCGCCGGCCTTGCGCAGGGCGGGTATCTGCCGGGCCACCGGGTCGTTGCCGAGCTCGCCGGAGCCGCCCCACTTGGGCGTGCAGCCGCCGCCGGAGGTGACGAACGCCAGGTTGAAGTTCTTCACCCCGGTCTTCTCGGCGGTGCCGGCCAGGTCGTAGGCGGGGGCGAGCGAGGTGTCGACGTACGGGGCGAAGCCGGCGGCGGCCCGGGGAGCCTGCTTCGTGGCGGTGGTCCGCGGCGCCTTGACGGCCAGGGCGGAACCGGCGACGGCGAAGGCGCCGCCGGCGGCGACCACGGCGGCCGCGCCGGTCACGATCAGCTTGGTGGTGCGGCTCTTGCGCCGGCGGTGTGCCGAGGAACTCATCTCGTGCCTGCCTGTCGTCACATGGGGGGCTGGGGTGCACCGTGGTGCGTCCCGCACGCTAGCGACAGAGAAACGGACAAATGTCGGGAATGGTACGGAGGTTAGCGGACTTATGAACGCCTTAAGGAAGCGGAAGGGGGTGGTTAAGAGCGGGCGGC is a window of Streptomyces caniferus DNA encoding:
- a CDS encoding NAD(P)-dependent oxidoreductase, encoding MSTIALFGANGTIGSRILHEALRRGHRVTAVVRDPAKITTTHPDLTVTTGDVLDPASVAAAATGHDVLVSAIGGGDGPGHVATIRPAAESLVAGLRTLGDPAPRLISVGGAGSLRTPDGAQVWDAEGLPEFLLQIMHAHGDALDFYRSVPDVRWTSISPAATIEPGERTGSYRTALDDLLTDAEGTSRITTEDYAVAVVDEIEGPRHVGERFTVGY
- a CDS encoding helix-turn-helix domain-containing protein; the encoded protein is MSQDSAAVPDAARKLAARRRREIVAVLLFSGGPIFESSIPLSVFGIDRQDAGVPRYRLLVCAGEDAPLRTTGGLELSAPYGLEAISRAGTVVVPAWRSITQAPPPAALDALRRAHEEGARIVGLCTGAFVLAAAGLLDGRPATTHWMYAPTLAKRYPSVHVDPRELFVDDGDVLTSAGTAAGIDLCLHIVRTDHGADAANALARRLVVPPRRTASDMGHQRYLDRSLPEEIGADPLAEVVAWALEHLHEQFDVETLAARAYMSRRTFDRRFRSLTGSAPLQWLITQRVLQAQRLLETSDYSVDEVAGRCGFRSPVALRGHFRRQLGASPAAYRAAYRARRPQGGTAEPVLRPERAERADRPERERAALGAGAERFSAAALTGHGLASAEAGEAGKPQSDVYAGRLPESPVGRGTVRPVLPGQRERPVG
- a CDS encoding universal stress protein; amino-acid sequence: MAGHEIPEPADRKQVADPMADLEAAEKTRHSCDPAFRHGVVVGFDGSMSSERALAYAIGMARRLGSGLIIVHVANRLPTTVWAGCEPPVFVDVPDHRTEVLGLELACADHLTEVPWVLVERGGDICHELEEVGREYEADAIVVGSTHGIVGRIFGSVAGRLARRAQRPVIVIP
- a CDS encoding helix-turn-helix domain-containing protein: MVRMRQEGAEPVPEIPEVAFSAPAGRPTGVEVLTLAELRARADACQLSAPHRPGFHHLLLLDGGRLVHSVDFQDHVLAPGDLLWSRPGQVQHFGDLTGAEGRLVLFEAGFLDPATAAAARVEDWYGPPVRHPQGAAARGVDAAMRQLHEEFGALGGLPLEIHLEVLRHLLAVLVLRAAHPGGERDGDGSCTASPAYLRFRDAVERDFTRSRRVADYARALGYAPRTLSRATESFAGVGAKEFIDRRVVLEAKRLLAHGDRSAARIADRLGFADATNFSKFFQRQTGTTPIAFRTAVRSGAG
- the orn gene encoding oligoribonuclease, which produces MNDRMVWIDCEMTGLSLANDALIEVAALVTDSELNVLGDGVDVVIRPPAGALGTMPEVVRQMHTASGLLEELDGGTTLEAAEAQVLAYIKQHVPEPRKAPLCGNSVGTDRGFLLRDMPTLEEYLHYRIVDVSSVKELARRWYPRAYFNSPDKNGNHRALADIRESIAELRYYREAVFVPQPGPDSDTAKAIAAKHVLPAEPQSTP